A single Fundulus heteroclitus isolate FHET01 chromosome 4, MU-UCD_Fhet_4.1, whole genome shotgun sequence DNA region contains:
- the LOC105938462 gene encoding arylamine N-acetyltransferase, pineal gland isozyme NAT-10, with amino-acid sequence MNLEEYFQRIGFNGPCDKADLATLILVHKLHVMSIPFENLAIHCGEWITMDLEVIFNKLVRSSRGGWCLENNYLFGWVLREMGFSATTLSSRAFNSVINDFGALDSHLIHKVIIDGKAYIADVSFGVSSQIREPLELISGKDQPQAAGVFRLVDKGDVWVLEKTGRRPEVQNQEFAKSSLVNRKETKQIYCFTLEPRQVDHFTDKSQRLQTDPVSLFTNMSICSLQTPAGFKALIGWTYSEVTYKPEAGVDVLDMRKITEEEIDEVLKDQFNIKLPNKLKPVCNKTFYTL; translated from the coding sequence ATGAATTTGGAGGAGTACTTCCAGAGGATAGGCTTCAACGGCCCCTGTGATAAAGCGGATCTCGCAACCCTGATCTTGGTCCACAAGCTGCACGTCATGTCGATCCCTTTCGAAAACCTCGCCATTCACTGTGGAGAGTGGATCACCATGGACCTGGAGGTCATTTttaataagctggtgaggagcAGTCGTGGAGGCTGGTGCCTTGAGAACAACTACCTGTTCGGATGGGTGCTGAGAGAAATGGGCTTCAGCGCCACAACGCTGAGCTCCAGAGCCTTCAACAGCGTCATCAACGACTTCGGTGCGCTCGATTCTCACCTCATCCACAAAGTTATCATCGACGGGAAGGCTTATATAGCCGATGTAAGCTTCGGGGTGTCGTCACAGATACGGGAGCCGCTGGAGCTCATCTCTGGGAAGGACCAGCCGCAGGCAGCTGGGGTGTTTCGTCTCGTCGATAAGGGGGACGTCTGGGTCCTGGAGAAGACCGGCAGGAGACCAGAGGTTCAGAATCAAGAATTTGCCAAGTCCAGCCTGGTGAACAGGAAGGAGACGAAGCAGATCTACTGTTTTACCCTGGAGCCTCGACAGGTCGATCATTTCACTGACAAAAGCCAGAGGCTCCAGACAGACCCCGTCTCCCTCTTCACCAACATGTCCATCTGCTCCCTGCAGACACCAGCAGGGTTCAAAGCTCTGATCGGCTGGACCTACAGTGAGGTCACCTACAAACCTGAGGCAGGGGTGGATGTCTTGGACATGAGGAAGATAACAGAGGAGGAGATCGATGAAGTCCTGAAGGACCAGTTTAACATAAAGCTGCCGAATAAACTAAAGCCCGTgtgcaacaaaacattttacactCTTTGA
- the LOC105938450 gene encoding arylamine N-acetyltransferase, pineal gland isozyme NAT-10-like produces MNLEEYFQRIGFDGPFDRVDLAALRSIHKLHVMSIPFENLSIHCGEWITMDLEAIFQKLVRSSRGGWCLENNYLFGWVLREMGFSVTMLGSRVFNSVINDFAPGEEHLINMVEIDGKAYIADVSFGVSSQIREPLELISGKDQPQAAGVFRLTDKGDIWVLEKTGRKPEVINPEFSKSSLVNKMQTYQIYCFNLEPREAENFQAKSHTLQTDPASLFTNKSILSLQTPTGFKSLVGLIYSEVTYKDEEGVDVLDMRYITEDELDQVLKEQFNVRLQNKMKPANRKACYTI; encoded by the coding sequence ATGAATTTGGAGGAGTACTTCCAAAGAATTGGCTTTGATGGCCCGTTTGACAGGGTGGATCTTGCAGCTCTGAGGTCGATCCACAAGCTGCACGTCATGTCGATCCCATTCGAAAACCTGAGCATTCACTGTGGAGAGTGGATCACCATGGACCTGGAGGCTATATTCCAGAAGCTGGTGAGGAGCAGTCGTGGAGGCTGGTGCCTTGAGAACAACTACCTGTTTGGATGGGTGCTGAGAGAAATGGGCTTCAGTGTCACAATGCTGGGTTCCAGAGTCTTCAACAGCGTCATCAATGACTTTGCACCTGGGGAGGAACATCTCATCAACATGGTTGAAATTGATGGGAAGGCTTATATAGCCGATGTAAGCTTCGGGGTGTCGTCACAGATACGGGAGCCGCTGGAGCTCATCTCTGGGAAGGACCAGCCGCAGGCAGCTGGGGTGTTTCGCCTCACCGATAAGGGGGACATCTGGGTTTTGGAGAAGACCGGCAGGAAACCAGAGGTTATTAATCCAGAATTTTCCAAATCCAGTCTGGTGAACAAGATGCAAACATATCAGATCTACTGCTTCAACCTGGAGCCTCGAGAGGCAGAAAATTTCCAAGCAAAAAGCCACACACTTCAAACAGACCCAGCCTCTCTGTTCACCAATAAGTCCATACTCTCCCTGCAAACACCAACAGGATTCAAATCCCTGGTCGGCTTGATCTACAGTGAGGTCACCTACAAGGATGAGGAAGGGGTGGATGTCTTGGACATGAGATACATAACTGAGGATGAGCTTGATCAAGTCCTGAAAGAACAGTTTAATGTAAGGCTGCAGAATAAAATGAAGCCTGCAAACAGAAAGGCATGCTACACAATCTAG